The DNA region GATGGGCAAGCACTTCGTGGAACTGGTCACCATTTACGACGACAAGACCGGCGTGACGACCACCAACGCGCCGGACGCCCACACCCTGCCCGCAGTGCCCGGAGCCTTCATCCAGAGCTTTCCCGGAAACGGGCTGACCGACCTGCTCGGACTGCACCTGCAGGGCCGCGCCACCCTGGAAAGACGCACCGGACTCACCCCGCAGGAACGCCTGGAAGACACTGTCGATCTCATCGCCAGATCCCTGCAACGCCAGGCCACCTACGTCATGTCCATTCCCGGATGGCAATGGAAGGGAATCTGGTGGATCACCGTGCGCAAGAAGAAGATGATCGGCAAGGATGTCGGCTGGCAGCTCGATCAGCTCGGCGTGTTCGAACCTACCGCCGAGTCTCCGGAGATTCTGCAGTGACGCCCTGTTTCCGCCCGAAGGCACTCCTGTTCCCCCTCATGGCCTGCGCGGCCGTGCCGGATGAAACCCTGAGCGGAATCGACGCGGCCATGGAAGCCCCGACAGTTCAGGCCGCCCTTCCCGCGCAGGGCTCGGCCGCATCATGACCCTCACCCCCCTGGACTACAATCCTCCGACCGAACCCCGGCTGACCGTCATCCATGAAGACCGGGACATGATCGTGGTCAACAAGCCGGGCGGCCTTTTGTCCGTACCCGGACGCACTCCGGAGCTTTTGGACTCGGTCCTGTCGCGGGTGCGCGAAATCCATCCCGGGGCCCAGGCCGTGCATCGCCTGGACCTTGGCACCTCGGGGGTGCTGGTCGTGGCCACGCGGCGCAAGGCCGAAGCGATCCTGCGGCAGCAATTCCAGGACCGCCTGACCCGCAAGGTCTATCTGGCGAGGGTTACCGGCGTGATGACCGAGGACTCGGGGCAGGTGGATCTGCCACTCATCTGCGACTGGCCCAACCGCCCAAGGCAGATGGTCTGCCACGACACGGGCAAACCAGCCCTGACGGACTATTCTGTGCTTGAACGCGCCCAAGAGAGCACCCTGGTCCTGCTGCGCCCCCACACCGGCCGCTCCCATCAACTGCGAGTGCACATGGCCAGCCTTGGCCATCCCATTATCGGCGACAACCTCTACGGCGACGCCAGGCAGGGCGACCGTCTGCATCTCCACGCCAGTCAACTGGGCCTGCATCACCCCTACAGCGGCGAATGGATCATGTTCCACGCCCCCTGCGACTTCGCCCCGCACGTAGCCCCCATCGCGCTCGAGGCACCCGCCTCCCCTTCCGAAACCTGACTTCGGCCTCGGTCAACGACCGGCCTGCGCCCGCGAAAACCTGTCATCAAAGCCGTACTCCGAAGCACGCATCGATAATCCCGATCCGTTTTCGACCCACGGATCAAAATTTACGATTTGACCGCAAGCCCGCCTCGGGCCAGATAGTCATCGCATGATCCCAATTCACTGGAAATCCTGGTCTTATGCCGCAGTGCGCATCGCGCTGGCGCTGGCTTTTCTTGCCGCCGGAATCATCAAGATTCTGGACCCCATGACCTTTGCCGTGACCATCGACGCCTTCGGCATCCTGCCGGGTCCATTGATCCTGCCCGTAGCCGTTTTCCTGCCCCTCCTCGAAATCATGGGCGCGGTGGCGCTCATTTTCGATATTCGGGGCAGCCTTGGCCTCATCACCTTCATGATTCTCATGTTCATCGCCGTGCTCGGCTACGGGATGCACATGGGCCTGGACATCGACTGCGGCTGCTACGGCCCCGGGGACCCCGAGGGCGAGGCCTTTGCAGGGATTCGCGATGCGCTGTGGAGGGATCTGATCATGCTCGGATGCGCGGCAACACTGTATGCGTGGCGTAAGGTCATGGGCGTGCGCCCGGGCACTTTCGCCGGATATTATCGATCCATCAAAACCTTTATCTCCAAGGAAGAAACTGCATGAAGAAAATCGCCGTCCTCGTTGTGACCCTGCTTTACCTGCTCGTTGCAAGCCCCTCCTTCGCCCTCTTCGATTCCAAGTTCGAGGCCGAAGTCACCAAGGAAGCCGAGGCAGTAAAATTGTTCCGTGACACCACCGCAGCCGGCTACGGCCTGATCACGGGTGCGGAACTGAAGAAGATGATGGACGAGGGCAAGGACATGGTCATCATCGACACCATGCCCTACGAAGACAGCTATAAGAAGGAACACGTTCCCGGGGCGCTGCAGTTCCTGTTCCCCATTCCGGACATGAAGGAATGGGACGCCAAGGATACCGGCGGGAAGTCCCAGGCCGACTTCGAGGCCATGCTCGGCCCCGACAAGGACAAGACCATCGTGGTCTATTGCGGCTTCGTGAAATGCACGCGCAGCCACAACGGCGCGCTCTGGGCCAAGAAACTCGGCTACAACAACGTCTACCGCTTCCCCGGCGGCATCTTCGGATGGAAGGGCCTGGATTACCCGATCGAGAAGGTGCAGTAGGCGCGGACTCGCTCCTTTTTCGGCAGCGCGCCCATGACAGCAAAAAAGCCCTTGATCTCATTGTGGATCAGGGGCTTTTTTGCTGTTTGAACGCATCTTCATCCCGAACAAGCCGGACAAAAATTTCTGACAATCTCTATTGAAATTTCAGCTTCTCATTTCAAATTTTCGAGATCGGCCAAATCCTGGAACCGTCCGGTTGACCGC from Desulfomicrobium apsheronum includes:
- a CDS encoding MauE/DoxX family redox-associated membrane protein, translating into MIPIHWKSWSYAAVRIALALAFLAAGIIKILDPMTFAVTIDAFGILPGPLILPVAVFLPLLEIMGAVALIFDIRGSLGLITFMILMFIAVLGYGMHMGLDIDCGCYGPGDPEGEAFAGIRDALWRDLIMLGCAATLYAWRKVMGVRPGTFAGYYRSIKTFISKEETA
- a CDS encoding RluA family pseudouridine synthase, with product MTLTPLDYNPPTEPRLTVIHEDRDMIVVNKPGGLLSVPGRTPELLDSVLSRVREIHPGAQAVHRLDLGTSGVLVVATRRKAEAILRQQFQDRLTRKVYLARVTGVMTEDSGQVDLPLICDWPNRPRQMVCHDTGKPALTDYSVLERAQESTLVLLRPHTGRSHQLRVHMASLGHPIIGDNLYGDARQGDRLHLHASQLGLHHPYSGEWIMFHAPCDFAPHVAPIALEAPASPSET
- a CDS encoding rhodanese-like domain-containing protein, with translation MKKIAVLVVTLLYLLVASPSFALFDSKFEAEVTKEAEAVKLFRDTTAAGYGLITGAELKKMMDEGKDMVIIDTMPYEDSYKKEHVPGALQFLFPIPDMKEWDAKDTGGKSQADFEAMLGPDKDKTIVVYCGFVKCTRSHNGALWAKKLGYNNVYRFPGGIFGWKGLDYPIEKVQ